In the genome of Fusarium fujikuroi IMI 58289 draft genome, chromosome FFUJ_chr02, one region contains:
- a CDS encoding related to periplasmic beta-glucosidase/beta-xylosidase precursor — protein MWSSLLLLGGVSLSIANPIVRQDANPPYRNKTLCLDKRVDDLMSRMSLEDKAGQMFHGRTVVVNNTFDETIEEFVTGKRITHYVLSGGVNDVRGVANWYNKLQRLAMSTPLGIPSEYYCFDDIVTPSTSKHTDDLLVTISSDPQHGWTDENAVSVVAQGFSRWTEPLGLAALRSPELVRQFAEIAREEYVAVGIRQALHPQVDLATEPRWGRITGTMGEDANLTSALMVEYIKGLQGDKIGPNSVIATTKHFPGGGPMEDGEDSHFPWGKNQTYPGNNRDYHLIPFKAAIAAGTRQMMPYYSRPINTSWEEVAFGFNKGVVNDLLKKELGFDGIVVTDWGIVTTRFWGLEDQTELERARRVLEAGCDIFGGETKPELIIELVNKGLISEARIDESVRKLMKEKFELGLFDNPFVDVDKAERIAGNDYFSRLGNETQRRAFTLLTNKDDVLPLPLSALNAKFYVEGIEPEVMESRNLSVVENPEDADYAFPRLASPFKPTTAPGLPAMINNGSLEFNTTEKARQAKIYATLPTVVDIRLNRPAAVPEVAEQAVALFGSYGSSHDAFLDVVFGTDGWGPEGRLPFDLPVSQEAADAQKEDVPFDVEALFKFGHGLRYKDTCDSS, from the exons ATGTGGTCcagtcttctcctcttgggAGGCGTGTCTTTGAGCATAGCCAACCCAATTGTTCGGCAAGATGCCAATCCTCCCTACCGAAACAAGACTCTATGTCTTGACAAGCGTGTTGATGACCTCATGTCCCGCATGTCCCTCGAGGACAAGGCAGGCCAGATGTTCCACGGCCGTACCGTGGTGGTCAACAACACCTTTGACGAGACCATTGAGGAGTTCGTCACCGGCAAGCGTATCACTCACTATGTTCTGAGTGGTGGTGTCAATGATGTCCGAGGTGTTGCGAATTGGTACAATAAGCTACAGAGGCTGGCGATGAGCACACCCCTTGGTATCCCCAGTGAGTACTACTGCTTTGATGATATTGTaactccttcaacttctAAGCATACTGATGATTTGTTAGTCACAATAAGCAGTGACCCGCAGCACGGGTGGACAGACGAGAATGCTGTCTCCGTTGTAGCACAGGGCTTCTCTCGATGGACTGAACCTCTTGGTCTCGCTGCACTGCGATCGCCAGAGCTGGTCCGCCAGTTCGCTGAGATCGCACGTGAGGAGTACGTCGCGGTTGGTATTCGACAGGCACTGCACCCCCAAGTCGATCTAGCTACCGAGCCACGTTGGGGACGTATCACTGGCACCATGGGAGAAGATGCCAACCTCACCAGTGCTTTGATGGTTGAGTACATCAAGGGTCTTCAGGGTGACAAGATCGGTCCCAACTCGGTTATCGCAACCACCAAGCATTTCCCCGGCGGTGGTCCAATGGAGGATGGAGAGGACTCTCACTTTCCTTGG GGCAAGAACCAGACTTACCCTGGTAACAACAGAGACTACCATTTGATCCCCTTCAAGGCCGCCATCGCAGCTGGCACTCGTCAAATGATGCCCTACTATTCTCGTCCCATCAACACCTCATGGGAAGAAGTCGCCTTTGGCTTCAACAAGGGCGTCGTCAACGATCTACTCAAGAAAGAGCTCGGCTTCGACGGAATTGTTGTTACTGACTGGGGTATCGTCACCACCCGATTCTGGGGTCTTGAGGACCAGACCGAGCTTGAGCGCGCCCGTCGTGTTCTCGAAGCTGGATGCGATATCTTTGGTGGCGAGACCAAGCCCGAGCTTATCATTGAGCTCGTCAACAAGGGTCTCATCTCAGAAGCCCGCATTGATGAGTCTGTTCGCAAGCTtatgaaggagaagtttgagCTGGGTCTTTTCGATAACCCCttcgttgatgttgacaaggCTGAGCGCATTGCTGGAAACGACTACTTCAGCCGCCTTGGAAACGAGACACAGCGCCGTGCATTCACTCTTCTCACTAACAAGGACGATGTcctgcctcttcctctgtccGCCCTCAATGCCAAGTTCTACGTCGAGGGAATTGAGCCCGAGGTCATGGAATCCCGCAATCTCAGCGTCGTCGAGAACCCGGAGGACGCAGACTACGCGTTTCCGCGCTTGGCCTCACCCTTCAAGCCCACCACAGCGCCCGGTCTTCCCGCCATGATCAACAACGGCAGTCTCGAGTTCAACACGACAGAAAAGGCTCGTCAAGCCAAGATCTACGCGACGCTGCCAACTGTCGTGGACATCAGACTCAACCGACCCGCTGCGGTACCTGAAGTCGCTGAGCAGGCTGTTGCGCTGTTTGGTAGCTACGGTAGCAGCCATGATGCATTCCTTGATGTTGTCTTTGGAACAGATGGTTGGGGTCCTGAGGGAAGGCTGCCTTTTGATCTGCCTGTGTCTCAGGAGGCTGCTGATGCGCAAAAGGAAGATGTGCCATTTGACGTGGAGGCGTTGTTTAAGTTTGGCCATGGATTGAGGTATAAGGACACATGCGACAGTTCATAG
- a CDS encoding probable phosphate transport protein MIR1 — MATKQSEVPNFTISDYVKFFGAGALAATSTHGAVTPIDVVKTRIQVDDALKGYNMLSAGRSIVAKEGASALLTGFGPTAVGYLVQGGAKFAGYEFFKKKYITMLGGPEKAVDHRTGVYLTASASAEFFADILLCPLEATRIRLVSQRGYANGLLSGFTRMAREEGFKGFYSGFVPLLFKQIPFAVGQFSVHEAVNEVIFRAMGPERKEKLTQLESTGVELTSGITAGAAAAILSHPADTLLSAINKGAGDKSQGATSRMFQLAKEFGPKRLLLTGLGPRIVMTCGLVGAQFVVYAQCKALTGAPPSIEIHKEESL; from the exons atggctacGAAACAGTCGGAAGTGCCCAACTTCACCATCAGCGATTATGTCAAGTTCTTTGGCGCAGGCGCCCTCGCTGCGACGTCTACTCATGGT GCCGTCACGCCAATTGATGTCGTAAAGACACGAATCCAGGTCGACGATGCCTTGAAGGGATATAACATGCTCTCAGCCGGTCGCAGCATCGTCGCCAAGGAGGGTGCTTCGGCGCTGCTGACTGGCTTTGGTCCAACTGCAGTAGGCTACCTCGTACAAGGCGGTGCCAAGTTCGCTGGTTAcgagttcttcaagaagaagtatATCACTATGCTTGGAGGTCCTGAGAAGGCTGTCGACCACCGAACAGGCGTTTATCTCACTGCCAGTGCGTCGGCCGAGTTCTTTGCTGATATTCTTCTGTGCCCGCTCGAGGCTACACGAATTCGACTCGTTTCGCAGAGAGGATATGCCAATGGTTTACTTTCGGGTTTCACAAGAATGGCGCGTGAGGAGGGCTTCAAGGGTTTCTACTCTGGCTTTGTTCCTCTGCTATTCAAACAGATTCCTTTTGCTGTTGGTCAATTCTCCGTTCATGAGGCTGTCAACGAGGTCATCTTCCGTGCAATGGGCCCCGAGCGAAAGGAGAAGCTCACACAGCTTGAGTCAACTGGAGTAGAGCTTACATCTGGTATCACCGCCGGTGCTGCTGCCGCCATTCTCTCTCACCCTGCCGATACCCTGTTATCAGCGATTAACAAGGGCGCTGGTGATAAGAGCCAGGGCGCGACAAGTCGCATGTTCCAGCTTGCCAAAGAATTCGGACCCAAGCGATTACTTCTCACTGGACTGGGACCTCGTATCGTCATGACATGCGGTCTCGTCGGCGCTCAATTCGTGGTGTACGCTCAATGCAAGGCTCTCACAGGAGCACCACCAAGCATTGAGATTCACAAAGAAGAGTCTCTATGA
- a CDS encoding related to sorting nexin 4: MTAMEQQQDDFSNVSWSEHVHDQTSRTVPPAEEPGHDMNAPGTGLEIDAPSLGNEVLECTVGTPIKENDGTKDAFVSYLITTHSTFSAFQRSTTTVRRRFTDFVFLYKQLTRDYPAAAVPPLPDKQRMEYVRGDRFGSDFTIRRAHSLQRFLNRLSLHPTLRRAPILHTFLESPDWNATMRSRGARASSASDPGSTGVFDNFADTFINAFTKLHRPDRRFLEVKEKSDKLDDDLGHIEKVIARVARRETDLEVDLRDLAEQFQKLIPLEPHVEPAVHGFSASIEDTATHLRKLKDVTDQDYLGSLRDMQAYSIALKNLLKAREQKQLDYEQLTEYLNKSTTERDTLQSGHHGGSGAGSFLRAKIEDVRGVDHEQARRERTRKLELRVEELTHEVESARKTSDMFDDEVVKEVADFERIKRIEMKSQLGGLADAHIEFYGEVASIWEKYVQEMEKEGIVSA, encoded by the exons ATGACGGCCATGGAACAGCAACAAGACGACTTCTCCAACGTCTCGTGGAGCGAACACGTCCACGACCAGACATCCCGCACTGTTCCTCCCGCTGAAGAACCAGGCCATGATATGAATGCGCCCGGGACCGGTCTGGAGATAGATGCTCCGTCGCTGGGGAACGAGGTCCTGGAGTGCACTGTTGGGACGCCCATCAAGGAAAATGACGGTACCAAGGATGCTTTTGTTTCGTATCTCATCACCACACAT TCGACATTCTCTGCCTTCCAGCGCTCGACTACAACCGTCCGCCGCCGCTTCACAGACTTCGTATTCCTCTACAAACAGCTCACCCGCGACTATCCCGCTGCTGCCGTGCCCCCTCTGCCCGACAAGCAGCGCATGGAATATGTCCGCGGCGACCGCTTCGGCTCTGACTTTACCATCCGCCGCGCTCACTCCCTCCAGCGCTTCCTGAACCGACTGTCTCTCCATCCTACACTGCGCCGGGCCCCGATCCTGCATACGTTCCTCGAGAGCCCTGACTGGAATGCTACCATGCGCAGTCGTGGTGCGCGAGCGAGCTCTGCGAGTGATCCTGGATCTACGGGGGTGTTTGATAACTTTGCTGATACCTTTATCAATGCTTTTACAAAGCTGCATCGCCCGGACCGTCGGTTCCTtgaggtcaaggagaagagcgataagcttgatgatgaccttgGACATATCGAGAAGGTTATTGCCAGGGTTGCTAGGCGAGAGACGGATTTGGAGGTGGACTTGCGAGATCTCGCAGAGCAGTTCCAAAAGCTCATCCCGCTTGAACCCCATGTCGAGCCCGCAGTTCATGGCTTCTCCGCTTCCATCGAAGACACAGCGACTCACCTACGGAAACTCAAAGACGTCACTGATCAAGATTACCTGGGCTCCCTGCGAGACATGCAAGCTTACTCCATTgccctcaagaacctcctcAAAGCCCGTGAGCAGAAACAGCTTGACTACGAACAACTCACCGAATATCTCAACAAATCCACCACTGAGCGCGACACACTCCAGTCCGGACATCACGGCGGTTCCGGTGCCGGGAGTTTTCTGCGCGCCAAGATCGAAGACGTGCGCGGCGTAGACCATGAACAAGCACGTCGCGAGCGCACACGCAAGTTAGAACTCCGCGTTGAAGAGCTAACCCACGAGGTTGAGAGCGCTCGCAAGACAAGCGACATGTTTGACGATGAGGTTGTCAAGGAGGTTGCTGACTTTGAGCGCATCAAGAGGATCGAGATGAAGAGTCAGCTGGGAGGTCTTGCGGATGCGCATATTGAGTTCTATGGCGAGGTTGCTAGTATTTGGGAAAAGTACGTccaggagatggagaaggaggGTATTGTGAGTGCGTAG
- a CDS encoding probable suppressor of mrs2-1 mutation — protein MSASSSVARRAVARNPLMGNARALSRGVTPALLGRHVSRNVKVPAIALLIPRSMSTDHHRHDPSSSGPPPGFNAEQAKKPLPKDSAGSVVAKKEDKKLDPNTKDAAVLKPADASAAAKADTEVVATKEGVMEKGDAAQKAKEEKKLTLWEKVKKEAHHYWDGSKLLAAEVKISWRLALKMAAGYELTRRENKQLQRTVQDLGRLVPFSVFIIVPLGEALLPLALKLFPNMLPSTFEGQKSKEAKATLLRSTRKEVSQFLRQTLGESGLPVSQATTQKEEFSNFFRKVRATGETPTAEDVIKVCKVFRDDLTLDNLSRPQLVSMCKYMNLNTFGTDMMLRYQIRHRMRQIKRDDKAISYEGVDSLTVAELQAACAARGIRTHSVSPARMRADLQTWLDLRLKEGVPSTLLVLSNAYMYGQGSGEGYNQVEALIGVMSAIPEELYHEIELEVHSAEGAATNKQRLEVIKEQQDLIEDEAEQDQASQSSGFATPRDTDDIDEKEERLAQAQAEGLGKKQVSEMVEAEMELAKAAESAASLEREINASSGSSKEQK, from the exons ATGAGCGCTTCCTCCAGTGTTGCTCGCCGGGCGGTTGCCCGGAACCCTTTGATGGGTAATG CCCGAGCTCTCTCACGGGGTGTTACTCCTGCTCTTCTCGGTCGCCACGTCAGCCGTAACGTCAAAGTCCCGGCCATTGCTTTGTTGATCCCTCGATCGATGAGTACCGATCATCACCGACACGACCCCAGTTCTTCTGGCCCGCCCCCGGGATTCAATGCCGAGCAGGCTAAGAAGCCGCTTCCCAAGGATTCCGCAGGCTCTGTTGTTGCAAAGAAGGAGGATAAGAAGCTTGACCCGAACACCAAGGATGCTGCTGTTCTGAAGCCCGCCGATGCCTCCGCCGCAGCCAAGGCTGATACAGAAGTTGTTGCCACCAAGGAGGGTGTGATGGAGAAGGGCGATGCTGCTCAAAAAgcaaaggaggagaagaaactTACTCTCTgggagaaggtcaagaaggaggctcaCCACTATTGGGATGGATCTAAGCTGCTCGCCGCTGAGGTCAAGATCAGCTGGCGATTGGCCCTCAAGATGGCTGCCGGATACGAGCTCACCCGACGTGAGAACAAGCAACTTCAGCGAACAGTCCAGGATCTGGGTCGTTTAGTGCCCTTCtccgtcttcatcatcgttcCTCTGGGTGAGGCACTTCTGCCTCTTgccctcaagctcttccccAACATGCTCCCCAGCACATTCGAGGGACAAAAGTCaaaggaggccaaggccacACTTCTCCGATCCACACGCAAGGAAGTCAGCCAATTCTTAAGACAAACACTGGGCGAGTCTGGTCTGCCAGTGAGTCAAGCAACAACACAAAAGGAGGagttctccaacttcttccgCAAAGTTCGCGCCACTGGCGAGACACCCACAGCCGAGGATGTTATCAAGGTCTGCAAGGTCTTCCGAGATGATTTGACCCTCGACAACTTGTCACGACCTCAGCTCGTTTCCATGTGCAAGTACATGAACCTCAACACATTCGGTACCGACATGATGCTCCGATATCAGATCCGCCACCGCATGCGACAGATCAAGCGCGATGACAAGGCCATCAGCTACGAGGGTGTTGACAGTCTGACTGTTGCTGAACTCCAGGCTGCTTGTGCTGCTCGTGGTATCCGAACACACAGTGTCTCCCCCGCTCGCATGCGTGCAGATCTTCAGACTTGGCTCGATCTCCGACTCAAGGAGGGTGTTCCCTCAACACTTCTCGTTCTGAGCAACGCCTATATGTACGGCCAAGGCTCAGGTGAGGGTTACAACCAGGTCGAGGCTCTCATCGGTGTCATGTCCGCCATCCCCGAGGAGTTGTACCACGAGATCGAGCTTGAGGTGCACAGCGCCGAGGGCGCTGCCACTAACAAGCAGCGACTCGAGGTCATCAAGGAGCAACAGGATCTCATCGAGGACGAGGCGGAGCAGGACCAGGCTAGCCAAAGCTCCGGTTTCGCCACTCCCCGAGACACAGACGAtatcgatgagaaggaggagagacTGGCCCAGGCTCAAGCTGAGGGTCTTGGCAAGAAGCAAGTTAGCGAGATGGTCGAGGCCGAGATGGAGTTGGCCAAGGCCGCTGAGTCTGCTGCATCACTAGAGCGGGAGATCAACGCCAGCTCTGGATCGTCCAAGGAGCAGAAGTAG
- a CDS encoding related to adenylate kinase translates to MNLNKAARVILFGAPGVGKGTQSERLLARFPQLNQISTGDLLRRNVKERTPLGIKVENTMKSGGLVADDLILRLISNEFFTRGWLAKNGGPNVMTLSSEATAMEASFNSAASDPFINAPFLDGHRPSKASNDPSASFILDGFPRTASQVGPLDKLIPINLVVSLKTPVSVILERILGRWVHEPSGRVYNTSFNAPRVPGIDDVTGERLIQRPDDSEEVYRARYKKFQETSEPVLNHYAQKGVLVEIEGMSSDEITPKLFAEFEKRFVH, encoded by the exons ATGAACCTGAACAAGGCCGCTCGCGTCATCCTCTTTGGTGCACCTGGCGTTGGTAAAGGGACACAGAGCGAGCGATTGCTCGCTCGCTTTCCTCAGCTCAATCAGATTAGTACTGGTGATCTTTTGCGTCGAAATGTCAAGGAGAGGACACCCCTCG GGATCAAGGTCGAGAATACGATGAAGTCGGGCGGACTTGTTGCTGATGATCTTATCCTGCGACTTATTTCCAACGAATTCTTCACTCGAGGATGGCTCGCCAAGAATGGAGGTCCCAATGTCATGACTCTTTCTTCCGAAGCGACGGCGATGGAGGCTTCTTTCAATAGCGCTGCTTCTGATCCATTCATCAACGCTCCGTTCCTCGACGGCCACCGTCCTTCCAAGGCCTCCAACGACCCCTCCGCTTCGTTCATCCTCGATGGCTTCCCCCGaacagcttctcaagtcGGTCCTCTCGACAAGCTTATCCCGATCAATCTCGTCGTCTCCCTCAAGACTCCCGTATCTGTTATTCTCGAGCGAATCCTCGGGCGTTGGGTCCACGAGCCTTCTGGCCGAGTCTACAACACCAGCTTCAATGCGCCCCGAGTCCCTGGAATCGACGACGTCACGGGCGAGCGATTGATTCAGCGCCCTGATGATTCCGAAGAAGTTTACAGAGCACGATACAAGAAGTTCCAAGAGACCAGCGAGCCTGTCCTGAACCACTACGCCCAGAAGGGCGTGCTTGTCGAGATTGAGGGCATGAGCAGCGATGAAATCACCCCAAAGCTATTTGCAGAGTTCGAGAAGCGCTTCGTCCATTGA
- a CDS encoding probable Kex protein: MKIASLLSLAGLTALAHGSRPARDYALNDYYVLHLDTTTTPDQVASRLGFTHEGQLGALDDHHVFRARKAEHDIVKREITERKRRKRDLGGSDPVDGILLSKKQQARQHLFKREIPPPPKGYVPQLARRESPVEARDLMSKYQASIMKELDIQDPIFKEQWHLLNPTQVGHDVNVTGLWLDGITGKNVTVAVIDDGLDMHSDDLKPNYFAAGSWDFNDNDPEPAPVLDEDRHGTRCAGEVAAARNDVCGIGVAYDSKVAGLRILSKLISDADEAEAMMYKYDDNHIYSCSWGPSDDGQTMEAPDVVIRRAMLKAIQKGRRGLGSIYVFASGNGAGQGDNCNFDGYTNSIYSITIGAVDRTGLHPYYAEECSAQLVVTYSSGSGDAIHTTDVGKNSCYKAHGGTSAAAPLAAGIFALALQVRPELTWRDLQYIAMDTAIPIEGDESNQQNTTIGKKFSHVFGYGKIDSWALVERAKAWPLVKPQSWYFSPWVHVKKSIPEGRDGLSVTLEVTEDMLKGSNLARVEHITVTMNVEHTRRGDLSVDLISPDNVVSHLAVARRGDAKEEGYIDWTFMSVAHWGESGVGKWTIIVRDTEKNSFKGSFTDWRLKLWGEAIEADKATLLPMPNADDDKDHDKIVSTTTIAASTTSAPPATKPTLIEHPTGHPERPNKPARPTSTDEEEPSSTQESAEETTTASSSWVSWLPTFGASKKAQIWIYGAVGLIAAFCIGLGIYFWIARRRRLRNTSHNNYEFELIDEEEAEGLRAGEKAAGGKARRTRGGELYDAFAEGSDDEQFEDYRDDREQSRDRLAGDDTQHYAVGEDSESDEESEEESSDDEKGETRPLGGR; the protein is encoded by the exons ATGAAGATTGCTTCGCTGTTGAGCCTCGCCGGCTTGACGGCTCTGGCTCATGGATCCAGACCGGCACGAGATTACGCATTAAACGATTATTATGTCCTCCATCTCGATACGACAACGACGCCCGATCAAGTCGCCAGTCGACTCGGATTTACCCACGAGGGCCAGCTCGGAGCGCTCGACGACCACCATGTTTTCCGCGCCCGCAAGGCCGAACACGATATTGTAAAGAGAGAAATTACAGAgcgaaagagaaggaagcgAGATCTTGGAGGCTCTGATCCAGTTGATGGTATTCTTTTGTCCAAGAAGCAACAAGCACGACAACATCTGTTTAAGCGAGAGATCCCTCCACCGCCAAAAGGCTATGTCCCCCAGCTCGCACGCCGCGAATCACCTGTCGAAGCTCGAGACCTGATGAGCAAATACCAGGCGTCGATCATGAAGGAACTGGACATTCAGGACCCCATCTTCAAGGAGCAGTGGCATCTATTGAACCCCACCCAAGTCGGCCACGATGTCAATGTCACTGGCCTTTGGCTGGATGGTATTACCGGAAAGAACGTTACCGTGGCCGTGATTGATGACGGTCTTGATATGCATAGCGACGATCTCAAGCCCAACTACTTCGCCGCTGGCTCTTGGGACTTCAACGACAACGATCCCGAACCTGCCCCCGTTTTGGACGAGGATCGACACGGTACCCGCTGCGCTGGTGAAGTGGCAGCTGCTCGCAACGATGTCTGCGGTATTGGTGTTGCGTATGACTCCAAGGTCGCCGGTCTCCGAATTCTTAGCAAGCTCATTAGTGACGCCGACGAAGCGGAAGCTATGATGTACAAATACGACGACAACCATATCTACTCTTGCTCATGGGGTCCGTCTGATGATGGTCAAACTATGGAGGCACCTGATGTGGTGATTCGGAGAGCTATGCTCAAGGCGATTCAAAAGGGACGTCGTGGTCTTGGTTCCATCTACGTTTTTGCCAGTGGTAATGGCGCCGGTCAAGGTGACAACTGCAACTTTGATGGGTACACCAACTCGATCTACAGTATTACCATTGGAGCTGTTGACCGAACTGGACTTCATCCCTACTACGCCGAAGAATGCTCTGCTCAATTGGTTGTTACATACAGTAGTGGAAGCGGAGACGCCATT CACACAACCGATGTTGGAAAGAACAGCTGCTACAAGGCTCACGGTGGTACATCTGCTGCCGCGCCTCTTGCCGCTGGTATCTTTGCGCTGGCGCTTCAGGTTCGTCCTGAGCTCACTTGGAGAGACTTGCAATACATTGCCATGGACACTGCCATCCCGATTGAAGGTGACGAGTCCAACCAGCAGAATACCACGATTGGCAAGAAGTTCAGTCACGTTTTCGGTTATGGAAAGATTGACTCGTGGGCTTTGGTCGAGAGAGCCAAGGCTTGGCCCTTGGTCAAGCCACAGTCATGGTATTTCTCTCCCTGGGTTCATGTCAAGAAGTCGATCCCCGAAGGCCGAGATGGGTTGAGTGTGACGCTTGAAGTTACTGAGGACATGCTTAAGGGCTCCAACCTTGCTCGTGTTGAACACATCACTGTCACTATGAACGTTGAGCACACTCGACGTGGTGACCTGAGCGTTGACTTGATCAGCCCTGACAATGTGGTCAGCCATCTTGCAGTTGCTCGACGAGGCGAtgccaaggaggaggggTATATTGACTGGACCTTCATGAGTGTTGCTCACTG ggGTGAAAGTGGTGTCGGCAAGTGGACTATCATTGTCCGCGACACTGAGAAGAACTCATTCAAGGGCAGCTTTACCGACTGGCGCCTGAAGCTCTGGGGTGAAGCTATTGAAGCAGACAAGGCAACTCTGTTACCCATGCCAAACGCAGACGATGACAAGGACCACGACAAGATCGTGTCTACCACGACAATTGCTGCTTCTACAACCTCAGCACCTCCTGCTACCAAGCCTACTCTCATCGAACACCCTACCGGCCACCCTGAACGACCCAACAAGCCCGCTCGACCTACAAGcaccgatgaggaagagcccTCAAGCACCCAAGAGTCTGCTGAGGAAACGActacagcttcatcatcctggGTCTCTTGGCTCCCCACCTTCGGCGCCTCCAAGAAAGCACAGATCTGGATCTACGGCGCAGTCGGTCTCATTGCAGCCTTCTGCATCGGTCTAGGCATCTACTTCTGGATCGCTCGCCGCCGCCGTCTCCGTAACACGTCCCACAACAACTACGAATTCGAGCtcatcgacgaagaagaggctgagggtCTTCGAGCCGGCGAAAAGGCCGCTGGCGGCAAGGCCCGCAGGACTCGTGGTGGAGAACTGTACGATGCTTTTGCCGAGggcagcgatgatgaacaGTTTGAAGACTACAGAGATGACCGCGAGCAATCTCGTGATAGATTGGCTGGTGATGATACGCAGCATTACGCCGTGGGAGAAGACAGTGAGAGCGAtgaggagagtgaggaggaaagcagtgatgatgagaagggtGAGACAAGACCATTGGGCGGACGTTGA